The stretch of DNA TCCGTCAACAAGGCATTCTACAGCACGTACGGGGGAATCGCGCCTGAAGGGCTGCACTGCTACCAGGTCTTCAAGGGCCGCACGGAGCCCTGCAGCTCCTGCCCCGTGGCTCTCGCGCTGGAGAGTTCCACGCAGGTCGCCCGGGGCCTGCAGATCCTCAACTGGCACGGTGAAAAACGGCAGATCGAATGCACGGCCTCCATCATGCACACCCAGGAAGGCAAGCCGCACAGGGTCCTCCTGCTCCAGCGCGACGTCACCCTCGAAAAACAGTTCCAGGTCAAATATTTTCAGGCGGAAAGAATGGCCACCATCGGCATCCTGGCCGAAGGCGTGGCCCACGAGATCAACAACCCCCTCACCGGCATCGGGGGGTTTGCCGAGGCCCTGAGCCTGAAACTCGACGAGTTGAGGGAAGTCGCCGCGCTCTGCAACAAAACCGGGCTGATCGAGGATTTCGAGGAGTACCTGCAGACCATCCTCCGGGAATGCCAGCGCTGTTCGGACATTGTCCAGAATCTCCTGACCTTCGGCCACCGCGAGATAAACTTCCATGTCACGATCAACCTGAACGACGTGGTCCGGAATTCCATCCAGCTGCTCGGCCCCCGTCTCAGCCGCCTCTCGCCCGGCATCGTCCATCTTGAACTATCCGAGAGGGAACCCGTTGTGCTCGGACATCCGGGAGAACTCATGCAGATCGTTCTGAACCTCGTGCTGAACGCCCTCTATGCCGTCCAGGAGGCCGGAGACGTCACCATGAGCACCCAGATCAAGGGCAACATGGTCATTCTGCAGGTTCACGACACCGGGATCGGCATCCAGGAAGACCATATCCCCAAGCTCTTTGAACCGTTCTTCACCACCAAGCCTCCCGGACAAGGCATAGGTGTCGGCCTCTCGACCTGCTACAACATCATCAGCAAACACGGCGGCTACATCACCGTGAACAGCGAACCGGGGCACGGAGCGACGTTCGAGGTCATTTTGCCATACTATTCAGACTAGGACCGGAAACATGTACACGACAGACGCCATGAATCTTCTGGTTGTGGACGACGAACCCTCCATCTGCAGGCTGGCGCAAAAGGAACTGGCTTCGTCCGAGACGATCGTGACCACGGCGAGTACCGCTGCGCAGGCCATGGCCATCAGCGGCGAACAGGATTTCGATGTCATTCTGCTTGACGTGCGCCTGCCCGACGGACACGGGCTGACCCTGCTCGAACATTTCCGGGGCACCCTGCCTGATGCCGAAGTTGTCATGATCACGGGGTATTCGGAGGTCAGCGTCGCCGTCGATGCAATGAAGATGGGGGCCCATGACTACATCACCAAGCCCTTTTCCCTGAAACAGATCAAGCAGGTCATCGAAAAGGCCTACCAATGTTCCAGGCTGCGCAGGGAAAACCGCACCCAGGGCAGTTCCGGCACGCTGAAATCGGAACGCGAACTCATAGGGCTCTCCCCGGGCATGAAGCGGGTGGGATTCCTCATCAACAAGGTCGCGCGGACCCGGGCGCCAGTGCTCATTACCGGCGAAAGCGGCGCCGGCAAAGACGTGGTGGCCAATGCCATCCACAGCAAAAGCCTGTGTGCGGACAAAAAGCTGATAGTGAAGAACTGCGGCACGTTCAACAAGGACCTGTTGCGCAGCGAACTCTTCGGATACAGGAAGGGAGCCTTCACCGGCGCCCAGGAGTCGCAGGACGGCCTGCTCTCCCTGGCAAACAACGGGTCCCTCTTTCTGGACGAGGTCGGAGAACTGTCCATGGACGTGCAGTCAATGCTGCTGAGGGTGCTGGAGACCCAGAAATACAGGCGCGTTGGAGACACCGAGGAACGAACGGTGACCGTCCGCTTCCTTTTCGCCACGAACCGGGATCTGGCCAGGGAGGTGGAGGCCGGCAGGTTCCACGAGGCCCTGTACCACCGGCTCAACATTTTCCGCATAGAAATCCCGCCACTGCGGGAACGCCCGGAAGACATCCCCGTCCTGACCGAATATTTCCTGGGCCATCTGTACCCGGAAAAACCGCCCTACAGGATTTCCAAGCGCACTATGGAATGTTTCATGGCCTACCACTGGCCGGGAAATGTCCGGGAATTGCGCAATGTCATTGAGAGAGCCATCATTCTGGCCGAAAACGAACTCCTGACCGCCCACTCCCTCCCCCGGGAAATCATCGCGAAATGCAGCGAGTACAAGGATCGCGCGAAGCCTTCAATGTCCCTTGAGGACAATGAAAAAGAGCTTATCCAGAAAGTTCTCAATCTTGTCGGAAACAATCGAAACGAAGCAGCAAGAATATTGCACATTGGAAGGAAGACGCTGTACAGAAAAATATGCAAATTCAATATACCGACATAAAATTAGTTATCGCGACGAAACGTGGAAAACAAAGGAAAAAGTTTGAATTTAACAAAAACTTGCGGACTATTCTTGATGCTTCCATCAAAAATATTTACATAAATGGATGTCGGTGCATACGCAGAAGTTACAAATAGGAAAGCCACCCGTCACCGGATGGCTTTGCATTCTCAGGTCCACCCCGGCATCGACATGGAGATAGCCATGCAGGCCTTGGACAACATGGGGATCGGAACAACCGTCCGCATGGTCCCCTTCAAGCGGGTCTTGGCCATGCTCAAGGAGGGTCAGGCGGACCTGACCACGTCCTTGAGTTTCCGGCAGGATCGGGATTCCTACCTGCTGTGGTCGCGGACGTACCGCACCGGCGCGAGCTACGCGTTTTTCTGCAGAAAGGGTTCGGCCTTCATGCCCGGACGGCTCGAGGACTTGAGGGGCCGCGCCGTGGGGGTGGCGCGCGGCTTCGTCTTTCCGCCTACCTTCGCCGACGATCCGGCCATAAGGAAGGTCGAGGCCCCGCATATCGCCAGTCTGATGCACATGCTCCTAGCGGGGCGGTTCGACGCCCTCATCGTCAACAGCCTGGCCGACGCTATGAACTGCTGGCCACCGGCCTGATCGGCGAGGTCGAGCAGGCTCCGTTCGTTCTTGTGACTCCAGACGACAAGGGGACGTTCATGGGGTTTTCTAGGGCCCGCACCCGGCCGGAACTCGTGGAGCGGTTCAATGCCGAGATCGAGAGGATGGAGGCCGACGGCACCATCCGGCGGATCAAGGGCAAATACCTGGAGAATTGAGGGGACGCCGGCAAGCCAGAGAGGGGAATCCGGAGTCGGGGGGAATCCGGGGTCAGGGAATCCGGGGTCAGGGAATCCGGGGTCAGATCTTGAATCTTGAGGGAATCCGGGGTCAGATCTTGAATCTTGAATTATCTCATTTTCCGAAGAATTTTACTCACTGATGAATAATGCAGTCCTGTTGCGGCAGCGACTTCTGCCTGAGAATAGCCGAATTCATTGCAGGCCTTGAGGGTGGCTGCATCGCGGGTTGCGCGGCCTCCTGAGTCTGCCAAGACATCTTCCAAGGCCGGTCGGTCGGCAAAGCGCTGGGCGCGCGGAATTTCCCTGAATGCGCTCCTGTCCTTGAGAATGGGAAACAGCTTTTCCAGAAACGCATCGTCTCCCAGGAGACATTGCCCTTTCAGATCCTGCCAGGGCGACTTTGAATCAAGACCCGCTTGGACGAAGAGACGACAATCTTTCCGAGCGCGGGTTCGATCAGCCCCAAACTGTTCAAGAATCCAATCCACCGCAAGAAAATCCGGCTTCTTTATGAATCCGGCCGTGGCGCGGTAGCTAGACCAGAAATACTTCCCCGGTTCTTTGACTATCCCGGCCCTCACAGGATTGAGGACAATGTACCGGCACAGTTCGAGAAGGTACGCTTCCCGGTCAACGACAATGGCCTTGAACCGCCCTTGCAGCACATGCCCTACCCGGCCATGCCGACGGTTGAATGCCTGCGTGTACACGCCGTTGAGTTGCCGCATGGCTTTGGAAAGATTTGCGTCCGGGGTTTCGAGCAGCAAATGGAAGTGATTCGTCATCAGGCAATAGCCATGACAAATCACGTTGAACCGGCGCAACGTCATCCCGAGCACGGAAAGAAAGGTGGTCCTGTCGATATCGTCCAGAAATATGGAAGATTGTGCATTGCCCCGGGAAGTCACATGGTAGATGGCTCCCGGAAATTCTATGCGGAGTGGGCGGGCCATGGAGATGAGTTACTCCAGAAAAATTCAAGATTCAAGATCTGACCCCATTCTCCCGTTTGAAGGGAACACAGGCACAAATGAAAGACTACAGGCTCTAAGCAATGACAAGTATAGACGACTGAAATGTTTTCAAAAAATATCATCCAGAGTTCAACCATGAAAAAAGTTGTTGTTGATTTTTCAGTAACTCCCAAATATTTCGGATAGGCAAACAATGAATAGAAAATTGAATTTCATGATTATGAATCATGCTTTTTTTCAGAATTTGCAACCATCTCGTTTTATGTTATAAATAAATTATATATATCAAAAATTCTGTTACAGAGTCGAAGTGAAATTGTACAATG from Desulfomicrobium escambiense DSM 10707 encodes:
- a CDS encoding ATP-binding protein, which codes for MTDNANLGDICGIESIKLGFFREVQRKITELKKSNTTIEQKRQDVQSILDGIPDVIAVLSMDLALHSVNKAFYSTYGGIAPEGLHCYQVFKGRTEPCSSCPVALALESSTQVARGLQILNWHGEKRQIECTASIMHTQEGKPHRVLLLQRDVTLEKQFQVKYFQAERMATIGILAEGVAHEINNPLTGIGGFAEALSLKLDELREVAALCNKTGLIEDFEEYLQTILRECQRCSDIVQNLLTFGHREINFHVTINLNDVVRNSIQLLGPRLSRLSPGIVHLELSEREPVVLGHPGELMQIVLNLVLNALYAVQEAGDVTMSTQIKGNMVILQVHDTGIGIQEDHIPKLFEPFFTTKPPGQGIGVGLSTCYNIISKHGGYITVNSEPGHGATFEVILPYYSD
- a CDS encoding sigma-54-dependent transcriptional regulator, whose translation is MYTTDAMNLLVVDDEPSICRLAQKELASSETIVTTASTAAQAMAISGEQDFDVILLDVRLPDGHGLTLLEHFRGTLPDAEVVMITGYSEVSVAVDAMKMGAHDYITKPFSLKQIKQVIEKAYQCSRLRRENRTQGSSGTLKSERELIGLSPGMKRVGFLINKVARTRAPVLITGESGAGKDVVANAIHSKSLCADKKLIVKNCGTFNKDLLRSELFGYRKGAFTGAQESQDGLLSLANNGSLFLDEVGELSMDVQSMLLRVLETQKYRRVGDTEERTVTVRFLFATNRDLAREVEAGRFHEALYHRLNIFRIEIPPLRERPEDIPVLTEYFLGHLYPEKPPYRISKRTMECFMAYHWPGNVRELRNVIERAIILAENELLTAHSLPREIIAKCSEYKDRAKPSMSLEDNEKELIQKVLNLVGNNRNEAARILHIGRKTLYRKICKFNIPT
- a CDS encoding substrate-binding periplasmic protein, giving the protein MALHSQVHPGIDMEIAMQALDNMGIGTTVRMVPFKRVLAMLKEGQADLTTSLSFRQDRDSYLLWSRTYRTGASYAFFCRKGSAFMPGRLEDLRGRAVGVARGFVFPPTFADDPAIRKVEAPHIASLMHMLLAGRFDALIVNSLADAMNCWPPA
- a CDS encoding transporter substrate-binding domain-containing protein, with product MGFSRARTRPELVERFNAEIERMEADGTIRRIKGKYLEN
- a CDS encoding transposase yields the protein MARPLRIEFPGAIYHVTSRGNAQSSIFLDDIDRTTFLSVLGMTLRRFNVICHGYCLMTNHFHLLLETPDANLSKAMRQLNGVYTQAFNRRHGRVGHVLQGRFKAIVVDREAYLLELCRYIVLNPVRAGIVKEPGKYFWSSYRATAGFIKKPDFLAVDWILEQFGADRTRARKDCRLFVQAGLDSKSPWQDLKGQCLLGDDAFLEKLFPILKDRSAFREIPRAQRFADRPALEDVLADSGGRATRDAATLKACNEFGYSQAEVAAATGLHYSSVSKILRKMR